The following coding sequences lie in one Fusarium poae strain DAOMC 252244 chromosome 1, whole genome shotgun sequence genomic window:
- a CDS encoding hypothetical protein (SECRETED:SignalP(1-16)) translates to MNFKFLLLTFTLGVFATEPERPFFFSSQFGKSNPTVTFTDTNGTSHTLSNNDWESNYATIQARSKLESRFKTGGFLDKCKNVRYYLAKADDKNPRKNGYQNGYKKSPWLVAECPDNNGNYICTWLELGKCLVNLDGELYQGKNGNFHQSCTQCNLRENGRWFNCGCWTKLPKGTIQWTDIKERLKRTTIDLNVAIGAQDGYLYCHGNWGVKDFCSGRPSNDPFSIKCNDSGMEAYCWQ, encoded by the exons ATGAATTTCAAGTTCCTTCTTTTGACCTTCACTCTCGGTGTTTTCGCTACCGAGCCTGAACGAccattcttcttctcttcccaaTTTGGGAAATCCAACCCAACCGTCACCTTCACTGACACAAATGGCACATCCCATACCCTCTCCAACAATGACTGGGAATCCAACTACGCCACCATCCAAGCCAGATCCAAGCTTGAGTCTCGTTTCAAGACAGGCGGCTTCCTGGACAAGTGCAAGAACGTCCGCTACTACCTCGCCAAGGCAGACGACAAGAACCCACGCAAGAACGGGTATCAAAACGGGTACAAAAAGTCTCCCTGGCTTGTGGCTGAATGCCCTGACAATAACGGGAACTACATTTGTACTTGGCTTGAACTGGGCAAATGTCTCGTCAACCTGGACGGAGAGCTGTACCAGGGTAAAAA CGGAAACTTTCATCAATCTTGCACGCAATGCAACCTCAGAGAAAACGGCCGTTGGTTCAACTGTGGCTGCTGGACCAAGTTACCCAAGGGCACTATTCAATGGACCGACATCAAGGAACGTTTGAAGAGAACGACTATTGATCTGA ATGTTGCCATCGGAGCCCAGGACGGGTACTTGTACTGTCACGGAAACTGGGGAGTCAAAGACTTTTGCAGTGGCAGGCCTTCGAACGATCCTTTCTCGATCAAGTGCAATGACAGCGGCATGGAGGCGTACTGCTGGCAGTAG